One window of Streptomyces sp. FIT100 genomic DNA carries:
- a CDS encoding MFS transporter: MTVMVPAPSDAAAPLTAARRRAAPPMWAVVLAACAAQFLVVLDVSVVNTALPSMRADLGLSAVGLQWVVNAYSIAFAGFMLLGGRAGDLYGRKRMFLVGLGLFTLASLAGGLAQEGWQLLAARAGQGLGAAVLAPSTLTLLTAAVPEGPARARAIATWTAVGAGGGAAGGLVGGLLTDALSWRWTLLINVPVGALVLLLGARWLRESRAGERRRLDLPGAVLVTVGLATLAFGIVQTEQQGWAAAGTVVPLTAGLVLLLGFVGVEARAKSPLMPLKLFRVRSVSAANASMFTCGAAMFCMWFFMTLYAQNVLGYSPLEAGLALMPSSLAVVVGSKLAPRLMRRLGARNVAVLGVLVSAAGFAWQSTMAAHGSYVTAIMLPGIVMMAGGGLAGTPLATLATSGAEPSDAGLVSGLINTSRVMGGALGLAVLSTVAAARTGGGTSPEALTAGYALAFRTGTWVLLGGVVLMLLWLPRDGRARG, encoded by the coding sequence ATGACGGTCATGGTCCCGGCCCCTTCAGACGCAGCAGCCCCTCTGACCGCCGCCCGCCGCCGTGCCGCGCCGCCCATGTGGGCGGTCGTGCTGGCCGCCTGCGCCGCGCAGTTCCTCGTCGTCCTCGACGTGTCCGTGGTCAACACGGCGCTGCCGTCGATGCGGGCCGACCTGGGGCTGAGCGCCGTCGGGCTCCAATGGGTCGTCAACGCGTACTCGATCGCCTTCGCAGGATTCATGCTGCTCGGCGGGCGGGCCGGGGACCTCTACGGGCGCAAGCGGATGTTCCTGGTGGGGCTGGGGCTGTTCACCCTCGCCTCCCTCGCGGGCGGGCTCGCGCAGGAGGGCTGGCAGCTGCTGGCCGCGCGCGCCGGGCAGGGGCTGGGCGCCGCGGTGCTCGCGCCCTCCACGCTGACGCTGCTCACCGCGGCCGTGCCCGAGGGCCCCGCGCGCGCCCGGGCCATCGCCACCTGGACCGCGGTCGGTGCGGGCGGAGGCGCCGCGGGCGGGCTCGTCGGCGGGCTGCTGACCGACGCGCTCTCCTGGCGCTGGACACTGCTGATCAATGTGCCGGTCGGTGCGCTCGTGCTGCTGCTGGGCGCACGGTGGCTGAGGGAGAGCCGGGCAGGTGAGCGGCGCCGGCTCGACCTGCCGGGCGCGGTGCTCGTCACGGTGGGCCTCGCGACGCTCGCGTTCGGCATCGTCCAGACCGAGCAGCAGGGCTGGGCGGCCGCCGGGACCGTCGTGCCGCTGACGGCGGGGCTGGTCCTGCTCCTGGGTTTCGTCGGCGTCGAGGCGCGGGCGAAGTCGCCGCTGATGCCGCTGAAGCTCTTCCGGGTGCGGTCGGTGTCGGCGGCCAACGCGTCGATGTTCACCTGCGGCGCCGCGATGTTCTGCATGTGGTTCTTCATGACGCTGTACGCCCAGAACGTCCTCGGCTACAGCCCGCTGGAGGCCGGACTCGCCCTGATGCCCAGCTCGCTCGCCGTGGTCGTCGGCTCGAAACTCGCACCGCGCCTGATGCGTCGGCTCGGCGCCCGCAACGTCGCCGTACTCGGTGTGCTGGTGTCCGCCGCCGGCTTCGCCTGGCAGTCCACGATGGCCGCGCACGGCTCGTACGTCACCGCGATCATGCTGCCCGGCATCGTCATGATGGCCGGCGGCGGTCTCGCGGGCACCCCGCTCGCCACCCTCGCCACCTCGGGCGCGGAGCCGTCCGACGCCGGCCTCGTCTCCGGCCTGATCAACACCTCCCGTGTCATGGGCGGCGCACTCGGCCTCGCCGTCCTCTCGACGGTCGCGGCGGCGAGGACGGGCGGCGGGACGTCCCCGGAGGCGCTGACCGCCGGATACGCGCTGGCGTTCAGGACGGGGACGTGGGTGCTGCTGGGCGGGGTGGTGCTGATGCTGCTGTGGCTGCCGCGGGACGGACGGGCGCGGGGCTGA